A window of the Henckelia pumila isolate YLH828 chromosome 3, ASM3356847v2, whole genome shotgun sequence genome harbors these coding sequences:
- the LOC140889058 gene encoding uncharacterized protein, with amino-acid sequence MQAHITAQDDDMWYVITDGPMKILKVNTAIAISGGEPQMVEKPRAEWSTEDKKKANLDNIAKDILYKTLDKNMFSNIKTCSTAKEIWEKLTQLCKGNDQNKENKLTVAIQKFDKAKMKP; translated from the coding sequence ATGCAAGCACATATTACTGctcaagatgatgatatgtggtacgTCATCACTGATGGACCTATGAAGATTCTAAAAGTCAATACTGCTATAGCCATATCAGGAGGCGAACCACAGATGGTTGAAAAACCCAGAGCAGAATGGAGCACTGAGGACAAGAAGAAAGCAAATCTTGATAACATTGCTAAAGATATATTGTACAAGACGCTAgacaaaaacatgtttagcaaTATCAAGACGTGTTCTACCGCTAAGGAAATCTGGGAGAAGCTTACTCAACTATGCAAAGGAAACGATCAaaacaaagaaaacaaactCACCGTAGCCATTCAGAAGTTTGACAAAGCCAAAATGAAACCATGA